A genomic window from Indioceanicola profundi includes:
- a CDS encoding GNAT family N-acetyltransferase: MWHSELTFRCMPLVRAGYEDACIGAFLAWFHKGPGWYNVLDMELLPTGNRLHDAVVRHLGAASGLDWVEKRQESHIYECSSDFETYLSTNVSKEGRAALRRKHRNLAKLGPVEIIERGQADDMAAVADLFLRLEASGWKGKAGTAMASVPGQSETFRKLLTGGGEKGRVSVTELRVGGRPVAMLVTFLAAPGSFAFKIAYDQNHPAARQSPGVLLVMEAVRQMHEDGSLLGAGIQWCDSCAAEDSELDLRYRTRAFPLRCYRVAARHGFAALPILLQRLRALWTHPAKLVEIGAQFGAAIGQSVLV, translated from the coding sequence ATGTGGCACTCGGAACTGACCTTCCGCTGCATGCCGCTGGTCCGGGCAGGTTACGAGGATGCGTGCATTGGCGCCTTCCTCGCCTGGTTCCATAAGGGACCGGGCTGGTACAACGTGCTCGACATGGAACTGCTGCCGACGGGGAACAGGCTGCACGACGCGGTCGTGCGCCATCTGGGCGCCGCATCGGGCCTGGATTGGGTGGAGAAGCGGCAAGAGTCCCATATCTATGAATGTTCGTCGGACTTCGAGACCTATCTTTCCACCAATGTTTCGAAGGAAGGGCGAGCGGCCTTGCGCCGGAAACATCGGAACCTTGCCAAACTCGGACCCGTCGAGATCATAGAGCGGGGGCAGGCCGACGACATGGCAGCCGTAGCGGATCTGTTCCTGCGTCTGGAGGCCAGCGGCTGGAAGGGAAAGGCCGGAACCGCCATGGCGAGCGTTCCGGGGCAGAGTGAGACGTTCCGCAAGCTTCTGACCGGCGGGGGAGAAAAGGGACGGGTATCAGTGACGGAGTTGCGGGTCGGCGGACGGCCTGTCGCGATGCTGGTCACTTTCCTGGCAGCCCCCGGCAGCTTTGCTTTCAAGATTGCTTATGACCAGAACCACCCCGCCGCCAGGCAGTCGCCCGGCGTGCTGCTGGTGATGGAGGCCGTCCGCCAGATGCATGAGGACGGCTCGCTGCTGGGAGCGGGCATTCAATGGTGCGACAGCTGTGCGGCAGAGGATTCCGAACTGGACTTGCGCTACCGGACACGCGCGTTCCCGCTGCGGTGCTACAGAGTGGCCGCGCGGCATGGGTTTGCTGCCCTGCCGATCCTGCTTCAGCGTCTGCGGGCGCTATGGACGCATCCCGCCAAGCTCGTGGAAATCGGGGCGCAATTCGGGGCCGCGATCGGGCAGTCGGTCCTGGTGTGA
- a CDS encoding cyclic nucleotide-binding domain-containing protein translates to MLRAVVDLARPLRSSLRRPRSIVELAVLGALASAAVVVVTTSGAALYLEKAGSEGLPALYMALACVSVPVAYLLSEALGRWRPTRVCRWLGLVASAALALAGLLPATAAMSFNLLLTSYLLEILYDTMFWIVVGEFLATRDLKRHTPFLAMSFGLGGVLGGAGAALISLWIPSGGLLLAAALFLGLSVVQLSRIERGLQVLGDGEEEDGADGSLLSALRTLAVAAQGYPIIALIGLSVFAMSALFCLQDYLAMRVYADHFPDAATLTPFLSLVFAGQQALELVLLATVTPLVLNHARPLLRNILFPASSLAGLLLLLAGGALPAALLLHANANAVSNALFEPVKSLNYAAVPARIAGQLRIFVEGVAYPLGIAFAGAALLWLQSPEDGAAGRILLAAFAVLGAFALTSAAVGASFLPSLIRSLRQRSRILDRRSGPPLPDLEALRNHPDPEVRALGETLIQRFGSPDGAEREDTETAPLPAWVDDAVFLSRDEDAEIRIAAAGLLGSAPPGCAAGVSALGVLLEDEVAAVRHAAAPALARHGNAGVRAVQGLLRSTRPEVECAAIRVLGLAGSRLARRILRAHLRPLYRVARANQAQMRAVDASSGLLASSLYGTPETVGMLAAELAERNRQIIWRVLTVKAALGDRREVNLLYSLAQSRNPRVRSNAVEALASLPTGRLIRPVIGLLDGESGVDLPPLLVPDWSAGGLIHSLSGGVIDMAARLAGNPPPYDAATAERADLVLFLKSVKDFASLAYEDLAALVRQVVPCVPAEGEVLLPAVGPSGDLIVVQGGEVCLEWNGYEVARAGAGEVVGRYFADSGAGTAPLVRALAGARVLLIPQAAMADLAAEHPHILAAALSTLESRLMRAYAALARQSAGTAPPWGPGAAEPDIP, encoded by the coding sequence ATGCTCCGGGCGGTGGTCGATCTAGCGCGCCCGCTGCGCTCGTCCCTCCGCCGCCCGCGCAGTATCGTGGAACTGGCGGTGCTGGGAGCGCTCGCGTCGGCGGCGGTTGTGGTCGTGACGACCTCCGGGGCGGCGCTCTACCTGGAAAAGGCGGGAAGCGAGGGGCTGCCTGCCCTTTACATGGCCCTGGCCTGCGTCTCGGTTCCGGTCGCCTATCTTTTGTCCGAGGCGCTGGGGCGCTGGCGGCCGACGCGGGTGTGCCGGTGGCTCGGCCTGGTCGCGTCGGCAGCGCTTGCCCTGGCCGGGCTTCTGCCGGCGACGGCGGCTATGTCCTTCAACCTCCTTCTGACCAGCTATCTGCTGGAAATCCTCTATGACACCATGTTCTGGATCGTCGTCGGGGAATTCCTAGCAACCCGTGATCTGAAGCGGCATACGCCCTTCCTGGCCATGTCATTCGGGCTGGGCGGCGTTCTGGGCGGGGCAGGCGCCGCCTTGATTTCGCTGTGGATACCGTCCGGCGGACTGCTGCTGGCCGCGGCACTGTTTCTGGGACTGAGCGTGGTGCAGCTTTCCCGGATCGAGCGTGGTCTCCAGGTCCTGGGCGACGGGGAGGAGGAGGACGGTGCGGACGGAAGTCTGCTGTCGGCGTTGCGTACCCTCGCCGTAGCCGCGCAGGGATATCCGATCATTGCCCTGATCGGCCTGTCAGTCTTCGCCATGTCGGCGCTGTTCTGCCTGCAGGACTATCTCGCCATGCGGGTCTATGCCGACCACTTTCCGGACGCGGCTACGCTGACGCCCTTCCTGTCCCTGGTCTTTGCCGGGCAGCAGGCGCTGGAACTGGTGCTGCTCGCGACCGTCACGCCGCTGGTCCTGAACCATGCCAGGCCGCTGCTGCGCAACATACTCTTCCCGGCGTCTTCGCTCGCAGGGCTCCTGCTGCTGCTTGCAGGCGGTGCGCTTCCCGCGGCCCTGCTGCTCCACGCCAACGCCAACGCCGTCTCGAACGCCCTGTTCGAACCGGTAAAGAGCCTGAACTATGCGGCCGTGCCGGCGCGCATCGCGGGACAGCTCAGGATCTTCGTCGAAGGAGTCGCATATCCGCTGGGCATCGCCTTTGCCGGCGCGGCCCTGCTCTGGCTTCAGAGCCCGGAGGATGGGGCCGCCGGGCGTATCCTGCTTGCCGCCTTTGCGGTGCTGGGCGCCTTCGCGCTGACCTCCGCCGCTGTAGGCGCCTCATTCCTGCCAAGCCTGATCCGGTCGCTCCGCCAGCGCAGCCGCATACTGGACAGGCGATCCGGCCCGCCGCTGCCTGACCTTGAGGCTCTGCGCAACCATCCCGATCCGGAGGTGCGGGCGCTGGGCGAAACCCTGATCCAACGTTTCGGTTCCCCGGATGGTGCGGAGAGGGAGGATACGGAAACCGCGCCGCTGCCTGCATGGGTAGATGACGCGGTTTTTCTCAGCCGGGACGAGGATGCGGAAATCCGGATTGCGGCCGCTGGTCTTCTCGGCAGTGCTCCGCCCGGCTGCGCCGCCGGCGTGTCCGCCTTGGGAGTGCTGCTGGAGGATGAGGTTGCCGCCGTACGCCACGCCGCAGCACCTGCCCTGGCCAGGCACGGCAATGCCGGGGTCCGGGCCGTTCAGGGGCTGCTCCGGTCTACCCGACCGGAGGTCGAGTGTGCAGCGATCCGCGTCCTTGGACTGGCAGGCAGCCGGCTGGCACGACGCATCCTGCGCGCCCATCTGCGCCCGCTGTACCGGGTGGCGCGGGCTAACCAGGCTCAGATGCGGGCGGTCGATGCCTCGTCTGGCCTTCTGGCCTCCTCCCTTTACGGGACTCCGGAGACGGTAGGAATGCTCGCGGCGGAGCTGGCGGAAAGGAACCGGCAGATCATCTGGCGGGTGCTGACGGTGAAGGCCGCCCTGGGCGACCGGCGCGAGGTGAATCTGCTCTACAGCCTTGCACAATCCCGGAATCCCAGGGTGCGCTCCAATGCCGTGGAGGCCCTGGCAAGCCTGCCGACCGGACGCCTGATCCGACCGGTGATCGGCTTGTTGGATGGGGAAAGCGGCGTCGACCTGCCGCCCCTGCTGGTTCCGGACTGGTCGGCTGGCGGACTGATCCACTCCCTGTCCGGCGGCGTGATCGACATGGCGGCCCGGCTGGCCGGCAATCCGCCGCCCTATGATGCCGCCACCGCCGAACGGGCCGACCTCGTGCTGTTCCTGAAGTCGGTGAAGGATTTCGCCTCGCTCGCTTATGAGGATCTGGCCGCGCTCGTGCGGCAGGTTGTGCCCTGCGTACCCGCCGAAGGGGAGGTCCTGCTGCCCGCTGTCGGCCCCTCCGGCGACCTTATCGTGGTGCAGGGCGGGGAGGTGTGCCTGGAATGGAACGGGTATGAGGTCGCCAGAGCCGGAGCGGGTGAGGTAGTGGGGCGCTATTTCGCCGATAGCGGCGCCGGGACCGCTCCTCTGGTCCGCGCCCTGGCTGGCGCCCGTGTGCTGCTGATACCGCAGGCCGCCATGGCCGATCTCGCGGCGGAGCACCCGCACATCCTTGCCGCAGCCCTGAGTACGCTCGAAAGCCGCCTGATGCGGGCCTATGCCGCGCTGGCCCGCCAGTCCGCTGGAACCGCTCCGCCGTGGGGTCCCGGCGCGGCGGAGCCGGATATTCCCTGA
- the selD gene encoding selenide, water dikinase SelD, translating to MRPAESPVRLLLVGGGHAHVHVLKAFGMRLPSNVQVTLVTRDLETPYSGMLPGLVARQYRRNEAHIDLAALARFAGVRLIQGEAVGLDRNARLLLCRDRPPLPYDILSLDIGAAPDIGTVPGAARYTIPVKPVETFLAKLDALEQRFAKRPEPSRLAVVGGGAAGVEIALALWARFGGVGACGPDITLLTRGKLLPSFPDTARRRLAKELDRRGIRVTEHVAVTEVTDDTVALTDGRRLSCDAAIWATGAAAPGWLKTTGLELDERGFLAVDSRLRSPTDPAVFATGDIATVLPYPREKAGVFAVRQGPPLERNLRRALAGQPPLSFVPQRRFLRLVGTGDGQAVAARGSLAAAGGWVWRWKDRIDRRWMQTYQDLPLMPPRHRREQTMRADQAAPMRCAGCGAKLPRAMLERVMTRLGIDPASGDDAAVLDLPPGSGAVLQTVDLFRAPVDDPWLFGRIAAVHALGDIHAMGARPLAALAIAALPHGPDSWQEEDLFQMLHGALQVLDAAGARLIGGHSAELGEIALGFAVTGVADGAPLLRKGGLRPGDRLILTKPLGTGVLLAGAMQGKAAARHLSGALTAMQQDNGAAARCLRKHGAAGCTDVTGFGLAGHLAEMLRASSCRAELELAALPVLNGALAALDAGVASTLAPSNQALACIEGTVADSSRHALLFDPQTAGGLLAGVPEEQTESCVEQLHSLGYGDAAVIGRVVRQGNSAADISIF from the coding sequence GTGAGACCTGCGGAAAGCCCGGTTCGGCTGCTGCTGGTTGGCGGCGGGCATGCCCATGTGCATGTGCTGAAGGCCTTCGGCATGCGCCTGCCATCGAACGTCCAGGTTACTCTAGTGACCCGCGACCTGGAGACGCCCTATTCCGGCATGCTGCCGGGCCTGGTCGCCCGGCAGTACCGACGGAACGAGGCGCATATCGATCTGGCAGCGCTTGCCCGCTTCGCCGGAGTCCGGCTGATCCAAGGGGAGGCCGTAGGCCTGGACCGGAACGCCCGCCTGCTGCTTTGCCGCGACCGTCCGCCGTTGCCCTATGATATCCTGTCCCTGGACATCGGCGCCGCGCCGGATATCGGAACTGTGCCGGGCGCTGCCCGCTACACCATCCCGGTAAAGCCGGTTGAGACCTTCCTTGCCAAGCTCGACGCGCTGGAGCAGCGCTTCGCCAAACGGCCGGAGCCGTCGCGACTTGCCGTGGTGGGCGGCGGTGCCGCCGGGGTGGAAATCGCGTTGGCCCTGTGGGCGCGGTTCGGAGGGGTTGGAGCCTGCGGGCCGGACATCACGCTGCTGACCCGCGGCAAGCTGCTGCCGAGCTTTCCGGATACCGCCCGCCGCCGCTTGGCGAAGGAACTGGACCGGCGGGGCATCCGGGTAACGGAGCACGTCGCTGTAACTGAAGTCACGGACGATACCGTCGCCTTGACCGATGGCAGGCGCCTGTCATGCGATGCCGCAATCTGGGCCACGGGCGCAGCGGCGCCCGGTTGGCTGAAAACCACCGGACTGGAACTGGACGAACGCGGCTTCCTGGCGGTGGACAGCCGGCTGCGAAGCCCGACCGATCCCGCCGTCTTTGCCACCGGCGACATCGCCACGGTCCTCCCCTACCCGCGGGAAAAAGCTGGCGTCTTCGCCGTGCGTCAGGGACCGCCGCTGGAGCGCAATCTCCGCCGCGCTCTGGCGGGACAGCCGCCCCTGTCCTTCGTGCCGCAGCGCCGGTTCCTGCGGCTGGTAGGCACCGGTGACGGGCAGGCCGTGGCCGCCCGTGGTTCCCTTGCGGCCGCTGGCGGATGGGTCTGGCGCTGGAAGGACCGGATCGACCGGCGCTGGATGCAGACCTACCAGGACCTGCCGCTGATGCCGCCCCGGCATCGCCGGGAGCAAACAATGCGGGCCGACCAGGCCGCCCCGATGCGTTGCGCCGGCTGCGGCGCGAAGCTGCCCCGCGCCATGCTGGAGCGGGTGATGACCCGATTGGGCATCGACCCCGCCAGTGGCGATGACGCCGCAGTGCTGGACCTGCCGCCCGGCAGCGGAGCCGTGCTTCAGACAGTGGACCTGTTCCGCGCCCCCGTGGATGACCCCTGGCTGTTCGGGCGCATCGCCGCGGTGCATGCGTTGGGCGATATCCATGCCATGGGGGCGAGGCCCTTGGCCGCCCTGGCCATCGCCGCCCTGCCGCACGGCCCGGATTCCTGGCAGGAGGAGGATCTGTTCCAAATGCTCCATGGCGCCCTTCAGGTGCTGGACGCAGCGGGCGCGCGGCTGATCGGCGGACACAGCGCCGAGCTGGGGGAAATAGCCCTGGGCTTTGCGGTGACCGGGGTAGCCGACGGCGCGCCGCTGCTGCGCAAAGGCGGGCTGCGGCCCGGCGACCGGCTGATCCTGACCAAGCCGCTCGGCACCGGGGTGCTGCTGGCCGGGGCGATGCAGGGCAAGGCGGCGGCGCGGCATCTGTCGGGCGCTTTGACCGCCATGCAGCAGGACAACGGCGCTGCCGCCCGCTGCCTGCGGAAGCACGGCGCCGCAGGATGTACGGACGTGACAGGGTTCGGCCTTGCCGGGCATCTGGCGGAGATGCTGCGCGCCTCCTCCTGCCGTGCGGAGCTTGAGCTGGCGGCGCTGCCGGTTCTGAACGGCGCACTGGCGGCGCTGGATGCCGGTGTCGCCTCCACCCTGGCGCCCTCCAACCAGGCGCTCGCCTGCATCGAAGGCACCGTCGCCGATTCGTCCCGACACGCCCTGCTGTTCGATCCGCAGACGGCGGGGGGATTGCTAGCGGGGGTGCCGGAGGAGCAGACGGAAAGCTGCGTCGAACAGTTGCATAGCCTCGGTTATGGCGACGCGGCCGTGATCGGCCGTGTCGTGCGGCAGGGGAATTCCGCGGCTGATATCAGCATCTTCTGA
- a CDS encoding sensor histidine kinase, protein MHLAYRILLTLAVTTGALFVGNAALLHGIVSREFQQLETQAALRNAQRALHAVAGNLAQLQASTLDWALWDSAHGFMLGIDREDFIKENLVLQSFQGIGVELMYFISPAGRVVWGEQYDLSAEERRPASTALVGALIDTACGQTDECGPLPARSGFLSVGDTMLMVAAAPVLRADGSGPPAGTLIMGRELTESLVEQLGNQVQVAFTLEPLGEAPAAVPAPAGEGASRFHVQAVDDGYLRVRTTLPDFQGEPLLELEALLERSISRSGRAMANYGLALSAIMLLATGGLTLWMLRRQVLRPVAALLGRVQMARGATPEALAGGGDELEVLAAEFESTFRQLEDTRHRLTEQSFYTGMAELAGGMTHNLRNTLTPISVRLWRLQALTEDGLLTRLQAAAEMLPDVESDQRAAMATKYLRVGLAEAAGRAGALAADVQVMTGQIEQVERILADHQAFTRSGRKLEAVEVASVISSAARLLASGGTARLIRKGLHDLPRVYGHSIILAQVFGNVLINAEEAILAAGRGPGIITVCGRLMETDDRSFVEIEVTDTGQGIAMENIDRVFERGFSTKRVGTGGIGLHWCANTLASMGGAISVSSPGPGQGATVTVRLRPCSGSTGVGIA, encoded by the coding sequence ATGCACCTCGCCTACCGCATCCTGCTGACCCTGGCTGTCACGACCGGCGCTCTCTTCGTTGGCAATGCAGCTCTGTTGCACGGCATCGTCTCCCGGGAATTTCAGCAGCTCGAAACCCAGGCCGCCCTGCGCAACGCGCAACGTGCGTTGCATGCCGTGGCAGGGAATCTGGCCCAGCTACAAGCCTCCACGCTGGATTGGGCGCTGTGGGACAGCGCGCATGGCTTCATGCTGGGCATCGACCGTGAAGACTTCATCAAGGAGAACCTTGTCCTCCAGAGCTTCCAGGGGATCGGCGTCGAACTGATGTATTTCATCAGCCCCGCCGGCAGGGTGGTCTGGGGGGAACAGTACGACCTCTCCGCTGAAGAACGCCGCCCCGCCTCGACGGCCTTGGTCGGGGCATTGATCGATACAGCCTGCGGCCAGACGGACGAGTGCGGACCACTGCCGGCGCGAAGCGGATTCCTGAGCGTTGGCGACACCATGCTAATGGTCGCGGCGGCTCCAGTGCTGCGCGCCGACGGGTCGGGGCCGCCTGCCGGCACGCTGATTATGGGACGGGAGCTCACAGAGAGTCTGGTGGAGCAGTTGGGCAACCAGGTGCAGGTGGCCTTCACCCTGGAGCCACTGGGCGAGGCGCCGGCTGCGGTTCCCGCGCCGGCGGGAGAGGGCGCCTCCCGCTTCCATGTTCAGGCTGTGGACGACGGATATCTGCGGGTCCGCACCACGCTCCCCGACTTCCAGGGCGAGCCGCTGCTGGAGCTGGAGGCGCTGCTTGAGCGGAGCATCAGCCGGTCCGGCAGGGCCATGGCGAATTACGGGCTGGCACTGTCCGCGATCATGCTTCTGGCGACCGGAGGGCTAACCCTGTGGATGCTGCGGCGTCAGGTTCTCCGCCCCGTCGCCGCCCTGCTCGGGCGGGTGCAGATGGCGCGTGGCGCGACACCCGAAGCCCTGGCCGGTGGGGGCGATGAGCTTGAGGTGCTGGCCGCCGAGTTCGAATCCACCTTCCGCCAGCTGGAGGATACCCGTCACCGGCTGACGGAACAGAGTTTCTATACCGGTATGGCAGAACTCGCTGGGGGCATGACGCACAATCTGCGCAACACGCTGACGCCGATCTCGGTCCGGCTGTGGCGGTTGCAGGCCCTGACGGAAGACGGGCTGCTGACCCGCCTGCAGGCCGCGGCGGAAATGCTGCCGGATGTGGAAAGCGACCAGCGTGCGGCCATGGCGACGAAGTACCTTCGGGTCGGCTTGGCCGAAGCCGCTGGACGGGCAGGAGCGCTGGCGGCGGATGTCCAAGTCATGACCGGGCAGATCGAACAGGTGGAGCGTATCCTGGCCGATCATCAGGCCTTTACGCGGTCGGGCCGGAAGCTGGAGGCCGTGGAGGTTGCTAGCGTAATCTCCAGCGCCGCACGCCTGCTCGCAAGCGGCGGCACCGCGAGGCTTATCCGCAAGGGACTTCACGACCTGCCACGGGTGTATGGACATTCCATCATCCTGGCCCAGGTGTTCGGCAATGTGCTGATCAATGCGGAAGAGGCCATCCTGGCGGCCGGACGCGGGCCGGGGATCATCACGGTGTGTGGACGGTTGATGGAAACGGACGATCGCAGTTTCGTCGAGATCGAGGTCACCGACACCGGACAGGGAATAGCCATGGAGAACATCGACCGCGTCTTCGAGCGCGGTTTCAGCACCAAGCGCGTCGGGACGGGCGGCATCGGTCTTCACTGGTGCGCCAATACCCTCGCAAGCATGGGCGGCGCCATCTCCGTGAGCAGCCCCGGACCGGGACAGGGGGCGACCGTCACCGTGCGATTGCGGCCATGTAGCGGGTCGACCGGAGTGGGGATAGCATGA
- a CDS encoding SET domain-containing protein, which produces MAQYLHVYVAPTASCGLGLFTARPLRTGDVALAIDDPAYFVNAAPRAHLLANGFGHEDIFQVGPDLFIPPYGAQDDFTNHSCDPNCGLSVGVSGFRMTALRPIAAHEELTYDYSTHQEHPLEDMECRCGAASCRGVVRSFSTLPAELQARYLELGHVGMFVRNVPAAIPASLIRVG; this is translated from the coding sequence TTGGCCCAGTATCTCCACGTCTATGTGGCGCCTACGGCAAGTTGCGGGCTTGGCCTGTTCACGGCACGGCCGCTCCGCACGGGCGACGTGGCCCTGGCCATCGATGATCCGGCCTATTTCGTCAATGCGGCTCCCCGCGCTCATCTGCTTGCCAATGGTTTCGGGCATGAGGACATCTTCCAAGTCGGCCCGGACCTGTTCATCCCGCCCTATGGCGCCCAGGACGATTTCACAAACCACAGCTGCGATCCGAACTGCGGATTGAGTGTCGGCGTCAGCGGCTTCCGGATGACCGCCCTGCGGCCCATCGCGGCCCATGAGGAGCTGACCTACGACTATTCCACCCATCAGGAACATCCGCTCGAGGATATGGAGTGCCGGTGCGGGGCGGCTTCCTGCCGCGGTGTGGTGCGCAGTTTTTCCACCCTCCCGGCGGAGCTTCAGGCCCGGTATCTGGAGCTTGGACATGTCGGAATGTTCGTCCGCAATGTGCCGGCTGCAATTCCCGCCTCTTTGATCCGCGTGGGCTAG
- a CDS encoding response regulator encodes MNAPFRVLAADDERLILEGYRILIEQAVAAPPGDLSRLEAALFGLGEAHPSPFLPTEVVCVPQAEAAVEQVRRGLAEGRPFALAFLDYHMPPGSTGIEAAKAIRALDDRIQIIIASGYTGADPAEMLREVPPADRISFLPKPFRSRELARLIEASHADWKACRDSSESGPPAG; translated from the coding sequence ATGAATGCGCCCTTCCGCGTGCTGGCGGCCGATGATGAGCGGCTGATCCTGGAGGGCTACCGCATATTGATCGAGCAGGCCGTGGCGGCCCCGCCGGGTGACCTGTCACGGCTGGAGGCGGCCCTGTTCGGGCTTGGGGAGGCGCATCCCTCGCCATTCCTGCCGACGGAAGTGGTGTGTGTTCCCCAGGCCGAGGCGGCGGTGGAGCAGGTGCGCCGGGGACTTGCGGAGGGGCGCCCCTTCGCGCTGGCTTTTCTCGACTACCATATGCCGCCGGGCAGCACCGGGATCGAGGCGGCCAAGGCGATCCGTGCGCTGGATGACCGGATCCAGATCATCATCGCCAGCGGCTATACCGGCGCCGATCCCGCCGAGATGCTTCGCGAGGTGCCCCCCGCCGACCGGATAAGCTTCCTGCCGAAGCCGTTCCGGTCGCGGGAGCTGGCCCGCCTGATCGAGGCTTCCCACGCCGACTGGAAAGCGTGCAGGGACAGCTCCGAGAGCGGGCCGCCGGCGGGCTGA
- a CDS encoding DUF421 domain-containing protein — protein MDILFQVDWKAMFVPTNGILDILIRGTAMYLSLFLFLRFFLKRQTGVIGIADLLVVVLIADAAQNAMAKEYKSITEGVILVGTIIFWNITIDWLGYRFPALQRFTRPSPLCLVKDGRVLRRNLEKEYMTEEELMAQLRQQGVDDPKHVRAAYLEGDGRVSVVSKTSPS, from the coding sequence GTGGATATTCTGTTCCAGGTGGACTGGAAAGCGATGTTCGTTCCGACCAACGGAATTCTGGACATCCTTATCCGCGGTACGGCCATGTACCTGTCCCTGTTCCTGTTCCTCCGCTTTTTCCTGAAACGGCAGACAGGCGTGATCGGGATCGCCGACCTGCTGGTCGTGGTCCTGATCGCCGATGCGGCCCAGAACGCCATGGCTAAGGAATACAAATCCATCACCGAGGGCGTGATCCTGGTCGGCACCATTATTTTTTGGAACATCACCATCGACTGGCTGGGCTACCGCTTTCCGGCCTTGCAGCGGTTCACGCGTCCATCGCCATTATGCCTGGTCAAGGACGGCCGGGTGCTGCGCCGCAACCTGGAGAAGGAATACATGACGGAGGAGGAGTTGATGGCGCAGCTCAGGCAACAAGGCGTCGATGACCCGAAACACGTCAGGGCCGCTTATCTGGAAGGGGACGGCCGTGTCAGCGTGGTGTCGAAAACCAGCCCGTCCTGA
- a CDS encoding CsbD family protein, whose amino-acid sequence MDKDRSEGSAKKMKGDLKEAAGNITGDSKMQSEGRKDQTEGKIQNAIGGIKDTLRGDKH is encoded by the coding sequence ATGGACAAGGATCGGAGCGAAGGTTCGGCCAAGAAGATGAAGGGCGACCTCAAGGAAGCGGCCGGCAACATCACAGGCGACTCCAAGATGCAGAGCGAAGGGCGGAAGGATCAGACGGAGGGCAAAATCCAGAACGCCATCGGCGGAATCAAGGACACCCTTCGCGGCGACAAGCACTGA